From a region of the Aeoliella mucimassa genome:
- a CDS encoding sigma-70 family RNA polymerase sigma factor, with protein sequence MHRLTSLANESPRPAPDRPAGQIAAFNRLLAGCESDLMTLVYALLPHWPDAEDVVQRTRVVLWQKFDSFEPGSNFRSWAMQVARFEVKNFRRRQQSDRLMFSDDLVDTLAEVNSTLTEDLEWRRERLQECIKQLRESDRRILQHCYGPTATTIRNAAELLSRPVNTLYKALNRIRRTLQECVSSNGLAG encoded by the coding sequence ATGCACCGTCTTACGAGTTTGGCAAACGAATCACCGCGCCCTGCTCCCGATCGCCCGGCTGGACAAATTGCAGCGTTTAATCGTCTGCTTGCTGGCTGCGAATCGGATCTGATGACGTTGGTCTATGCGCTGCTTCCCCATTGGCCGGATGCGGAAGACGTAGTCCAGCGTACTCGCGTTGTACTTTGGCAGAAGTTCGATTCGTTTGAACCGGGATCCAATTTTCGCTCATGGGCCATGCAGGTTGCGCGGTTTGAAGTAAAGAACTTTCGGCGTCGGCAGCAAAGTGATCGGTTGATGTTTAGCGATGACTTGGTCGATACGCTTGCGGAAGTGAATTCCACCTTGACCGAAGACCTCGAATGGCGTCGCGAGCGGCTGCAGGAATGCATAAAGCAGCTACGGGAATCGGATCGACGAATATTGCAGCATTGCTACGGACCTACAGCTACCACCATTCGAAATGCCGCGGAGTTGTTATCGCGGCCAGTCAATACATTGTACAAAGCACTCAATCGAATTCGGCGGACTCTTCAAGAGTGTGTTTCTTCCAACGGACTTGCAGGTTAG